From the bacterium genome, the window TATAGGGATATTTCCGACCATTTTCCAGCTTTATTCGGAACAGCCAGATTGCGACAAGATTACTCGGCGAGCAGTTCTTCCACCTGTCTGTCCGGAAGGGCTTCATCGGACGGTTTTCCCATATGCGTATACCGAACGATCCCCTTTGTGTCGATGATGAAAAATGCCGGGATTTTTTGCAGGCCGTATTGTTCCATTACGATTTCATCCGAATCGAGGAGAACACGGCAGGTTATACCGTGTCCGCCGAGAAACGTTTTCACCGTTTCCGCTTCCTCGCGCTCCATGGTATCGATTCCCACGACACGGACACCTTTCGTGCCATATTTTTCATGGAGGCTCTGAACAAGAGGCATGGCTTCAACACACGGTTCCGACCATGTGGCAAAGAAGCACAGTACCACGACGTTGCCCTTCAGACCGGACAGCGTCACATTATCCCCATTGACATCGTTGAGCGCGAATTCGGGAGCTTCGCGGCCGTTCAGGTCTACCACTTCGGGCTGGGAATCTTTCCGCGGGCCGAACGAATCGACCTGTTCCGCTCCCTGAAACGTTTCAAGCGAAAACATCCCTTTCGGAAAAACCGGATTGGTAACGATATCGGAATGTATATCCGTCATGGTTACCTTTATCCCTTTCATTTCCTTACGCTGACTTTCGGGAAGACCTTCGCACAGTTTTTCCATATCGAGCCTGACCGATGCTTTTCGTATGAGAAAATCCTCGTTCCCTATCCATACTCTGAAACTGATCGGGATATCACCGGTTATTGTTACGGGAATCAGCGCCGGGGAATACGATCCGCATGGTATGGTCAACTCGACAACCGTTGTGGATTTGCCGTCCAGCATCTCCTCGCTCACCCGGGATACCGTGCCGATGTTCTTTATAAAATCGTCCAACGGATTATCGCTTGCCGCCAGAAGCTGTACAATCATGCTCCCGCCCACTATTCTATCGGGCATCTGCAAATTGGAGATCGAGAGTTCCGCGGGAGCGTCCTGTATCATCATCTGGTTCCATCTTCCGATGCACCTGATCTGATAGTTACCGTCACAGACAAGCGAAGCAAAACCGGCAAATGATTGTTCCGGACTCTCTATCTTATACTGGTTCGACCGTTCGCTCGCGAACAGAAACGGTACGGTCTGTGCGATGTTTCCGGCGGGTCGTATAACGTCGAAACTGACCAACGTTGTATCACGGTAGCTCCTGAGAGATTCGTATGCGGCAATCGATTTTTTCAGAATATCCGGAAGAACGAGAGGTTTCGGGGAATAATCCCGGACTGCGGTTTTCCCGGATTTAACGGTGATTTTCATGGCATAATCAGGATCGAAGCCATGACCGCTCCCGGGCTTGAGAACATATTTTCCCCGAGGCAGCATGACCGTATAACGTCCGGTACTGTCGGCCCTGACATTTCCAAGCCATTCTTTTTCCTGGTAAATCCTGAAATCGAATCCGGGGATTGCCCCGTGGTCACTCTTGTTCGTGACAGATCCCGTGACAGTTCCCGCATCTCCGGCCTTCCCGACGAGGAGTACGCTGCCGAGCATATCGCCATTGAAGAATTTCAACGGCGCATACGGCCCCCAGCTTACCCAAGCCGCATTGTCATCTTCACTGTCCTTGTCCGCGACCACCACATCCATTCCGATCGTTTTCCCCGGCACAAGGATGGAGGGTCTGGCCGGGAAACTGTCGTAGGCCTGTATCGCCCATTCGTAGACGGAAATATCGCCTGTCCGTACATACGCGCACCGTGTTCCCGTTATGGTTATATCTCCACCTGCCAGATCGGGATTAAGTGAGTTTCCAGCACCGTAGTCGCCTCCGGGCGGGCACATGATATACTGGAGCGCTGCCATGGTTTCCGCGGTGAACTGCCGGAATGAAGCAGAATGTTTTTTATACCGTTTCGTGCCCTCGATGTATATCTCGCAGCCATCCGTCCGGTTCGGACCGAAGCCGGTCTGAACGATGTCATCGCGGACCAGCACTGCCACATATAGCAGGTTCTCTTCCGCGCTGTATCCGATCATGAACACGGGGGACAAATCGGCCGACGAGGTCAGGTCGGCGTTATCGATGTCGGTCGTACCATACGCCTGGCCGTGGTGAAGGATAGGATACCGTACCATGCCGTCCGGCCAGTCATTCAGTTTACCATCGATGGTGATTCCCTTCAGAGGAATGGCACAGGCTGTCGTAGTGCCGGGCTGCGCATAAGCAGCCACAGAGCACAGTAGGACCGAAAACAATCCCAGAACGATGCAAATCACAGGTGTTCTCATTTCGGTAACCTTTTAATAGTGTATGAGCTTCGAGCGATATCGTTTCCCCGGTAATACAACCGGCCGGATAACACAAGGAACATCACGTGGACTGTGAAAAAGTGTTTTTACGCGCCCGATGATGAAATATATAGTTTTATTGCAGTAAAAGACATGTAAATCAGCACTTCATGTCAGGATTTTTCAGCATCGGGGTTGCCAGCATGGAAGAAACACAGCCGCAGACTCTTATCCGGAATGCATGGTGTGTACGAAGATCTGGGACGTATTTCAAGCCTTTTACTCCACTGCCAGGAGACCGGAATCATTGATAGAAGGGCAGGTTTCCAGTTCCGCATCGGATACATGAAACGGATTTTCAAGCAGATAATCTTCGATTTTTTCGCGGTAATCATCGTACCAGTACGCATGGGGATTTCGCCTGTAAATGACAATTCGGGCTTTCTTGTCATAATGTGCAGCGCGGTGGAATTTGAATACGACATGAGCTTCCGTCAGACCAAGCACCTCGATTTTCCCCAGGCTGTGGGACATCACGAACCGTGACCGCTTGGCAAGTCCCGAACAGCGCATTTTCGCCTGTTCGTGGATCTCGTAGGCACGTTCCACAGGGACAGATAGATGCCTGTTGCCCTGTGTCGGGCGGCACTGGAACACATAGTAGGGCGGAACCCCGATATATGAGAGTTTATCGAGCAGTTCCGCGAGTACTTCCGAGGAATCATTGAGACCACTGATAATCGGTGTCTGATTGGCGGTAACGACTCCGGCCCTGTGTATTGTGTGAAGCGCCTGTACCGCAGCATCGGTCAATTCGCGGGGATGATTGAAATGGACGATCATGTAGATTTTTCTGGAGGGAGTACTGTACTTCGAAAGCATTTCAGGCAGCGAGGGATCATGCAAAATCCTGAAAGGATTGAACGCGGGCATCTTGGTGCCTATCCGTATGACCCGGACATGGTCGATTTCGCGGAGCCGGCTGATAATGCCCCCGAGCCTGTCAGTGGAGAGAACAAGCGGATCGCCGCCCGTGATAAGAATATTGTTGAGTTCCTGGTGAGCACGGATATACTTCAGCGCTTCCGAGATGTCGCGAATCGTTTCATCATTGTCATTCATGAAGATACGTTTCCGGAAGCAGAACCGGCAGTATCCGCCGCAGACGTTGTTGACAAGGAGAAGGGCTGTGTGCTCGTACTTGTGCTCAAGACCCGGCACCATCGTATAGTGCTTCTCGTTCGAAGCATCGAGCTGCCCCCACGGTTCCAGTTCGGCGAGGTCGGGAATGATGATTCTGCGGATGGGATCTCCGGGATCGTCCCAGTCTATGAGGGAAAGATAGTAATCGTTCGCCCGGAATGCGTGGAATCCGCACACATCCTGAAGCTCGATCTGTTCTCTTCCGGACAGACCGGCAACCTTATCGAGACGGGAAATATACGTGGGTTTGATCATAAGGTCTCCTTTCAAAGAACATACACCTCAAATAAAGCCACAGAAGCCCTATCGAGCGCCACGCGGAAAGACATAAACCTTGGAATATATCCAGACTAAGTGGAAGAATTGCCAGCGGGTTATATCATTAGAATAAATTAATACGCATAATACACTTATACGAAGAAAATACCATAAAACCGCAATTCGGATGAAATTCCCACACTGTCGCGGCAGTATATGATATGGTATTCAACCGGATTATTTTTTTCTCTGTTTACAGTATAATATCGAATGGCTTGTTATGCAATTTTTTATTTCATAAAAATCCCATATTTTCATATGAAATTCCATGCAGGATAATTACTGCCCGACTCATGGTTTACAGTATTCCGGACCGGATTGTTATGAGTATGAATCTTCAGGCGGATTATGCCCGGCCGGTTTCGGTGTCGGTAAAAGTGATGTTTTCATTTTCGGCTGCTTTCTCCCCTATGGAATTCACCATGTACCATTCATATACCCTAAACGAACTATTGGTGATTTTATCCGGAGTATTTATGTTAATGGAGCGGATAGTGAAAAAGTTTTTTCATGCACCCGGTTATGATATACAGTGAGTCGATGCCAGCAGGGAATGCACCATGACGGAAAAAATAAAAATCGGCGTCAGCGCCTGTCTTCTCGGTGAAAAAGTCCGGTATGACGGCGGCCACAAGCATGATTGCTTTATTACGGACACGCTCGGGAGGTACATGGAGTTTGTTCCGGTCTGTCCGGAAGTCGGGTGCGGCCTTCCGGTTCCACGTGAAACGATGCAACTCACCGGCGACCCCACTGATCCGCGTCTTGTGACCTGTCGGACCGGGACAGACCATACCGTGCAGATGGCGTCATGGGGAAAATTTCGGCTCTCCGGAATCGAAAAAGAATATCTGTACGGATATATATTCAAAAGCAGGTCGCCGTCGTGCGGTATGGCGCGTATCAGGGTTTATAACAGCCCGGGAATTACTGCTCACACCGGTACCGGAGTCTGGGCGCGGATGTTTATGGATCATTATCCGCTTCTGCCCGCTGTGGAAGAGAGCTGTCTCCATGACCCGATCCTGAGGGAGCATTTTATTGAGCGGATTTTCGTTTACAGACGGTGGCGCGAGATGCTTTCCCGGGATAAGACTCCAGCCGGTCTGATAGATTTTCACACCCGGCACAAAATGCTCATCATGTCTCACAGCCCCCTGATTCTCCGTGAGCTCGGGAAACTGACAGCCTCGGGTATGAACTGTAATATTGATGAGCTCTGCTCTTCGTATATCGCGCTGTTATCCACAGCACTCGATCTCAAAGCTACCGTAAGGAAAAACGTCAACGTTCTTCACCATCTCATGGGATATTTCAAAAAGCGGCTTACCCATGATGAAAAACGGGAACTCGCCGACATAATCGATAAATACGGCAGGGAATGTCTTCCCCTCGTCGTACCGGTCACTCTCGTCAATCACTATGTCGGGAAATACGATCAGCCTTACCTGAAAATCCAGTATTATCTCAATCCCAATCCAATCGAGCTTATGCTTCGCACCCATGTCTGACAGGTAAGCTCTGCCGCCGATTTTTTTCTGTATCACGCGCCGCTTAAAAACCGATTGTTATTACTTCGGCGAATAAATAATGCTACTCATATTTGGAATAGATGCCGAAACAAGTTCGGCATGACGTCTCCGATGTCACTGTTTATTCACCGGAGCAATATATAAGGGGGCGATGAAAAAGTATTTTTTTCACACACTCTATGACGAAATGTGTTATTTTTTTGCTGTCAAAAGCATGTAAATCGTCAATTTGTGCCGACCTTTAACAGCTTATATCCTGACGTATGGTGTTTTTCACCACGATTATAAAGTGCGATAACAAGATACTTTTTTTACATATCGCTTATTCAAATGATTAAAAAATGCGTATTCACAAAAATATATCCGTATTTTTTTATAAACAACTATTAAATAATACAAGATGTTAATAATCTCATGAAAATGATTTTCCTTTTTTGTGATTGGCATCACATTATCAAACAGTTGTTTTGATATAAATTCAATTGTATTACTTCATATTACGATAGAAATGTGTTGCTTTATGCCGATATTCGTTTTAGAATAGGAAAGTCATACATATTATATTTTCTCTCCGTTCATTTTATTTCTTCATTGGACATTGTTAATGAAACTCCGTGTTAAAAACATACTCCTCCTGATATGTGGTTTCCTCTTTTTCTGTTCAGGCGTTTTTGGCGATATGATGCCGGCAGGTGCAATACCCGGCACACTCGACGAATCATTTGGATCGTTGGGCAGAACTTACACCGATCTGAACCAGTTTTCGGCAGAATACGGCAAAGCTGTGGTTTGTAACTCGGAGGGGAAAGTCATCGTTGCCGCTACGGTCAATGGCACCATAGCCCTCGCGCGCTTCGATTCAACCGGTGTTCTGGATCCCGCCTTCGGAGATGCTGGAATAGTAATAACACCTATCACTGGTGAAGCCAAAGCTCTCAATTTATTATCTGCCGAGGGAGAATACTATATTGTCGTCGGTTCTACTGATGACGGGGGCGAAAATGATTTCGTGGTGGCCTGTTACGATTATTTGGGTGCCCCTGAAACAAATTTTGGCAATGGCGGTGTTGTTACCACCGATTTTGGAGGCACGGATGACAGCGCCTGTGCTGTCGGTATTTCTTATGACGATGGGGGGATTCTGGTCGCCGGCTATACCAATGTAAATGGTAATTACGATTTTGCCGTGGCAAAATATACCTTCCCCTTCGGCAATTTGGATACCAGCTTCAACATCACCGGTAAGTCTACATTTGATATTAATGATTCGGGTTATGATGATAAAGCATTTGGAATTACCATCAATGCTATCGATTATTCAATTTTGGTGACAGGTTCTGCCGGTAACGGCACAGACAGCGATCTCGCGCTGATCTGTTTGGATACTAGCGGAGATCTCGACTCTGATTTCGATTCAGATGGCATATTGACCTGCGATTTCAACTCGAACAATGACGACATCGGGTATGCAGTATCCTATAATTCAACAAATACTTGCATTGTTGTTACCGGCACCACCGATAACGGTACCGATCTGGATTTTGCCATTGCCGTGATAGATTCCGACGGTGTTCATCTTGTGACAAAGGATTTGGGCGACGATGAACAGGGAAACGGCGTCGCATTTCAGACCGATGGGAAAATAATTGTTTCCGGTACGGCAGGTTCCGATTTTGCCGTAATACGTTATCAGGCCGATATCGATAACGGGCTGGACACGACGTTTAACGATCCCGATGGTTATTTGATTGCCGATATTGCGGGATTCGATGACACTGCGAACGGCATGTCTCTTGATATATTCGATAGAATAGTCATTGTCGGCACCAGTATCGTTTACGGTAATCCCGATCTCGTCGTTACCCGAATAACGGCCGATGGCAGTCCCGATTACGATTTTGGCAGCGGGAGCAGTTATCAGGCAGTCGACTTTCCGTTGGTTCACCAGAATGACTGTGCATTCGGGGTAGCCGTTCAGTATGACGGAAAAATCGTCGTTTCCGGAAGCAACGGTTCGTCCGCGGGTCTTGTCCGATATAATTCAAACGGCTCCCTCGATACGTCATTCGGTTCCAATGGCACCGTCAAGGTCACAATACCAGGATATACATGGACGGCAAATGAAAAAGTTGTAATACAGCCCGACCATAAAATTATTCTGGTGGGTTCGACTGAAGAAGTAGGCGGTCCGCTCGTCATTTCGCGTTTCAATGAGGACGGCTCTCCGGATATCGGTTTTGGGATCAACGGGAGAGTGGAACAGGATCCGGGAGTACCGGTTTACATAGCCGGTGTCGGATTACAATCCGACGGTAAAATCGTGGTTGGAACCACAGCCTCCGATGACGGGGATTACTTTGTATTGGTTATCCGGTTGAATACCGATGGCAGTCTTGATGAGACGTTTGGCGACGGAGGGATGGCTTATGATGAAAACGGCATGTCATATTCCGCCATGGTGTATGATATGGTCATACAGCCGGATGATAAAATCGTGTTGTCCGGTGGTATCATCAATGGGATTGTGCCGAATTTTTTCCTCGTTCGATTTACCGCCGGAGGTGTGCTGGATACCACATTCGGTTCCAATGAAGACGGAAAGGTCATTATCACACCCGGTCCGTTTGCAACTATAGCGAATGGAGTTGCCCTTCAGCCCGACGGTAAAATCGTAGCGGCCGGATTGATGGATACTACTCAAGGAATGTGTAAGATTGCACAAGTTCCTCGTGCTCCTCGTGCTCCGAGAACTCCGAGAGCCCCGAATGCCGCTAAAGCTGCGAAAGCCGCAGAGAATTTTTTGAATATAGTCATTATGAGGTTTTTGAGCGATGGCACACTGGACGAGACATTCGCTGACGAAGGGATAAATGTGCTTGATACCGGTGAGGATATTTTTATTGAAGATGTCCTCATCGATACGAACGGGAAAATCGTCGTTGGAGGAAATTATAATGGATGGGATTTTGCGGTCGGGTGCTTCAACAGCAACGGGTCCATTTGCAGCGAGTTTGGTGACAGTTATGTAACTGGTTTTACATTCCCGGACTTATCAACCGGTGGTGATTTTGTTGATGACTGTACCGCCATCGCGCTCGATTCCAATCATAGAATCATCGCTGTCGGTTTTTCCGATCAGGGAACGACATACACGGACTTCACGATCGCCCGTATCAACAGTACTCCTTTAACGGTGAAATTCACTACCACAGGTCATGGGGAAGTTCTTGCGGATTCCACACAATATGTTGTTTACAACGGTGTAACAACGTCGGTGTCACCGGATCCCGATTACGGGTATCATTTCTCCGGGTGGACCGGCGACCATACCGGATCGGAGACTGATTTTCCCCTCATTCTCACCAATGTCATCCAAGACATGAATATCGTCGCCCATTTCTCCAAGAATACGTTTACAGTGGACTTCACCATCATGGGGAATGGATCGATAACCGGCACGCTCTCCCAGAATGTCGAATTTGAAGGTTCCACGACGCCGGTTACCGCGGTGGCCGATCCGGGCAACCATTTCACCGGATGGACGGGTGATGTTACCACAATCACCAATCCCCTTACCATCACCAATGTCGATAACAACATGGTGGTCACTGCCAATTTCAATGACGCATGCACTGTTATGAATACCGACGACAGCGGTACAGGTTCCCTCCGTCAGGCGATTCTCACCGCCAATTCGGGCGAAACGATCCTCTTCGATGCCGGTGTGATGGGGACAATCACGCTGACATCCGGCCAGCTCGCTATCAATAAAAAACTCACGATCCACGGTCCGGGCATCGATGACCTCACCATCTCCGGCAACAATACGAGCCGGATATTCTTTATAGGCCCGAACGGAGATGTCACCATCAACCTCATGACAATAACAAACGGCAATGCGGGAATAAATGCCGGCGGCGGGATTTGGAGCCAGGGCAAGCTGACACTCTCTGCCTGTGTCGTTTCCGGCAATACCACCGACAACAATTTCGGTGCGGGAATCTGCAACTCCGACGGTGACCTCATGGTGGAGAACTGCACGATTTCCTCCAACAACGCCGGGACAACGAGCGGGTACGGTGGTGGAATCTATGTCAGGTCCGGCTCCGCTCTCATAACGAACTCGACCATCAGCGGAAACTCGGCATACAAGGGCGGCGCTCTGTACAATACGGCATTCAATGATACATCGGCTTCAGTGTCAACCATCGAAGTTTATAACAGCACGCTGAGCGGCAACACGGTCTCATGCCAGGGTGGTGCGCTTTTCAACTGGGCTCATGACAACGTGAATGCGCATGCAAAAACGCTCTTCAACAACTGTACTATCACAGAAAACAGCGCGACTGTTGAAGGCGGTGGTGTGTATGTGAACGATTATACCGGTGACGACCAGTTGTGCGAGGTCATGCTCAAAAACACCATCCTCGCGGGGAATACCGCTCCGACCGGCGCCGATTGCCTCAATTCTCCGCAGGCAACGTGTACCACTCAGTCGCTCGGGTACTGTCTGGTCGGCGCAACAGTCGACTTCACCGGAGGAACCGGCGACATAAACATCGGCGCCGACGATCCTTTGCTTGCCCCCCTTGCAGACAACGGCGGCCCGACCTTTACCCATGCATTGGAAAGCGGCTGCCTTGCCGTCAATGCAGGTGCCGGAACGGACAGCGAAGGTAATCCGGTCCCAAACGATCAGCGCGGCGTGGCTCGTCCCCAGGGAGCATCCAACGATATCGGTGCTGTGGAAGCTGCGGTTCATACGGTGACATTCGTGGCGGGACCGAACGGCCACATTGACGGTACGCTCGTGCAGCAGGTTATTGATGGGGGGAGTACGACTTCGGTAACCGCAGTGCCCGATGAAAATTATCTGTTCTCCGACTGGACGGGAGATGGTCTGTATAAAACCTCAAATCCCCTCGCAGTCACCGATGTAACATCCGATATGAATATCACGGCCAACTTTGTATCCAATACTCTTACGGTGACAAACGATTATGATGATGGTGCCGGATCGCTGCGGAATACAATAGCCATTGCCCCGCCTGGTGCTGTTATTATGTTCGACAGTGGCCTGGCGGGTCAGGTGATAACGCTGACAACTGATGAACTCGTCATTAACAAAAACCTTACGATCAACGGTACGGCGGCGCCGAATCTTTCGATCAACGTTTATGAGCCTATCCGTATATTTAAAGTGATCAGCGGTGTAAGCGCAACCATCACAGGGCTGACTATCAATGGCGGATATCTGGAAGGAGGCTTCGGTGCGGGAATCCTGAACGAAGGCTCGCTCATCCTCTCGGATTGCACGGTAAAAGACTGCACCAACATCAATGGTTTCGGCGGTGGTATCTGCAACAGGGGCGATCTGGTGGTGCAGAAATGCACCATAAGCGGAAACAACGTGGGGAATGGTGACGGCGGGGGTATTTTTAACGAGCACCTCGGGAATCTCACCGTAAACTTTTCCACAATCTGCGGTAATTCCGCCCAGCGCGGCGGCGGTATCATGAACTGGGAAACGAATATCGAGTCCTCGGCCATCACAACCATTAACAACAGCACCATAAGTGGAAACAATGCATCCTCTTATGGCGGCGGAATAATGAACTACAGTGATTGCCAGGATGCCAATGCGCATGTTGCGATCAATTTTGCGACGATCACCGACAATTCCGCCGGGAGCATCGGTGGCGGCCTCTATCAGGACTGGGGTGTTCAGGGTACGAAAACCGCCGAAATCGAGTACCGGGACACCATTATAGCGGGAAACAACGGCGAAGCTGGCCCCAATGACTGTGCTCAGTCCAATGGCACCATGATATCGCGAGGGTACTGCCTCATCGGTGAGACCACCGGAGATGTGACCGGCGATGCAACCGATATTGTCATCGGAACGGCAGACCCCAACCTCGGCCCGCTCGACGATAACGGAGGCCCGACCAAGACACACAAACCGCTGTCCGGGTGTCTCGCCATCAATGCAGGTAACAGCCAGGGTATCGGCGGAACAGAATTCACGGTCGATCAGCGATTTTTTGCCCGTCCCCAGGGAGCAGCCCACGATATCGGTGCTGTGGAAGCTGAGCTCCATACGGTAACTTTCGTGGCAGGACCAAACGGCCATATTACAGGAACTCTCGTTCAATATGTTTCCGATGGCGGGAGCACGACGCCGGTTACCGCTATTCCCGATGAATTCTATGTTTTCTCCAACTGGTCGGGAGATGATTTTTATAAGACCAACAATCCTCTTGTGGTAACTAATGTGTTATCCGATATGATTATCACAGCCGATTTTGCCTATGGAATTTACACGGTAACAAACGATATGGATGACGGCTGCGGGTCGCTGAGGCATGCAATAACCTATGTTCCTCCCAATGGGTATATCGTGTTTGACAGCTCCCTTGCGAATCATGTAATAACATTGACAACAGGTCAACTTTTCATTACTCAAAATCTTATCATCGATGGCAGTGCCGCGCCCAATCTGGAGATCAGCGGAAACAATACATCCCGCGTTTTTAAAGTGGACACCGGTGTAACCGTGGCCATCAGCGGATT encodes:
- a CDS encoding KamA family radical SAM protein yields the protein MIKPTYISRLDKVAGLSGREQIELQDVCGFHAFRANDYYLSLIDWDDPGDPIRRIIIPDLAELEPWGQLDASNEKHYTMVPGLEHKYEHTALLLVNNVCGGYCRFCFRKRIFMNDNDETIRDISEALKYIRAHQELNNILITGGDPLVLSTDRLGGIISRLREIDHVRVIRIGTKMPAFNPFRILHDPSLPEMLSKYSTPSRKIYMIVHFNHPRELTDAAVQALHTIHRAGVVTANQTPIISGLNDSSEVLAELLDKLSYIGVPPYYVFQCRPTQGNRHLSVPVERAYEIHEQAKMRCSGLAKRSRFVMSHSLGKIEVLGLTEAHVVFKFHRAAHYDKKARIVIYRRNPHAYWYDDYREKIEDYLLENPFHVSDAELETCPSINDSGLLAVE
- a CDS encoding redoxin domain-containing protein → MRTPVICIVLGLFSVLLCSVAAYAQPGTTTACAIPLKGITIDGKLNDWPDGMVRYPILHHGQAYGTTDIDNADLTSSADLSPVFMIGYSAEENLLYVAVLVRDDIVQTGFGPNRTDGCEIYIEGTKRYKKHSASFRQFTAETMAALQYIMCPPGGDYGAGNSLNPDLAGGDITITGTRCAYVRTGDISVYEWAIQAYDSFPARPSILVPGKTIGMDVVVADKDSEDDNAAWVSWGPYAPLKFFNGDMLGSVLLVGKAGDAGTVTGSVTNKSDHGAIPGFDFRIYQEKEWLGNVRADSTGRYTVMLPRGKYVLKPGSGHGFDPDYAMKITVKSGKTAVRDYSPKPLVLPDILKKSIAAYESLRSYRDTTLVSFDVIRPAGNIAQTVPFLFASERSNQYKIESPEQSFAGFASLVCDGNYQIRCIGRWNQMMIQDAPAELSISNLQMPDRIVGGSMIVQLLAASDNPLDDFIKNIGTVSRVSEEMLDGKSTTVVELTIPCGSYSPALIPVTITGDIPISFRVWIGNEDFLIRKASVRLDMEKLCEGLPESQRKEMKGIKVTMTDIHSDIVTNPVFPKGMFSLETFQGAEQVDSFGPRKDSQPEVVDLNGREAPEFALNDVNGDNVTLSGLKGNVVVLCFFATWSEPCVEAMPLVQSLHEKYGTKGVRVVGIDTMEREEAETVKTFLGGHGITCRVLLDSDEIVMEQYGLQKIPAFFIIDTKGIVRYTHMGKPSDEALPDRQVEELLAE
- a CDS encoding DUF523 and DUF1722 domain-containing protein; its protein translation is MTEKIKIGVSACLLGEKVRYDGGHKHDCFITDTLGRYMEFVPVCPEVGCGLPVPRETMQLTGDPTDPRLVTCRTGTDHTVQMASWGKFRLSGIEKEYLYGYIFKSRSPSCGMARIRVYNSPGITAHTGTGVWARMFMDHYPLLPAVEESCLHDPILREHFIERIFVYRRWREMLSRDKTPAGLIDFHTRHKMLIMSHSPLILRELGKLTASGMNCNIDELCSSYIALLSTALDLKATVRKNVNVLHHLMGYFKKRLTHDEKRELADIIDKYGRECLPLVVPVTLVNHYVGKYDQPYLKIQYYLNPNPIELMLRTHV